A stretch of Chitinophaga caeni DNA encodes these proteins:
- a CDS encoding TonB-dependent receptor — protein MRIFLVFALLCQCALLHAQGIISGTVTDQSSGKPIEGVNIVIQPALNQGTQSGTDGKYSIKINHGQNITLKATYLGYKVFSKNLTVKGNITLDIALEETGLFVKPVEISSTRASKNAPFTKSELSAEDIQKQNLGQDLPLLLNQLPGVVTNSDAGNGVGYTGLRVRGSDITRINVTVNGIPINDAESQGTFFVNMPDFASSLNSIQLQRGVGTSTNGAGAFGATLNLSTNTYNEKAYASFDNSYGSYDTWKHTIKAGTGLINKHFTFDARLSKLSSNGYVDRASSDLKSYYTSAAYISKNTAIRLNIFSGKEKTYQAWNGISKEQLENDRTYNSSGTEKPGKPYDNETDNYQQDHYQLFYNQVISPALDFNIALHLARGKGYYENYKAGEAYGDYGLTPPIIGSDTIRNTDLVRQLWLDNYFYGTVFSLNGHHSKLNWTWGGGYNRYDGKHYGRIPWAEYPVDINYEWYHLKAFKSDVNTYLKGEYTLLDQLQVFADIQYRHVKYNIDGFRKNPGLIQHNLYNFVNPKVGARYTINKQQQLYASFAVGNKEPNRDDFEAGIEQTPKSERLENIEVGYVYRHQDVVLQGNLYYMNYHNQLVLTGSINDVGAYTRTNIPDSYRAGIELQAATNITDFMTLSANGAFSKNKIKSFTAFIDDDYYSGVPKEVNLKNTDISFSPAVVAGYTLSVKPVKNLVIEWLGKYVSKQYLDNTSTEDATLPSYFVSDARINYLVPQKLFKELGLQLMLNNIFNRKYVANGYTYTYFASNQVAAENGYYPMATFNVLAGVHISF, from the coding sequence ATGAGAATCTTTTTAGTATTCGCATTGCTCTGTCAATGCGCATTATTACATGCACAGGGAATTATCAGCGGAACCGTAACCGATCAATCAAGCGGTAAGCCGATAGAAGGGGTGAATATCGTTATTCAACCTGCCCTCAATCAAGGTACACAGTCCGGTACGGATGGGAAATACAGTATCAAGATCAACCACGGTCAAAATATTACGTTAAAGGCGACCTACTTAGGGTACAAAGTATTTAGCAAGAACTTAACCGTAAAGGGAAATATTACATTAGATATAGCGCTGGAAGAAACGGGCTTATTTGTAAAACCGGTAGAAATATCCAGTACCAGGGCCTCGAAGAATGCCCCCTTCACCAAATCGGAGTTATCTGCGGAAGATATTCAAAAGCAGAACCTCGGTCAAGATTTACCGTTATTATTAAACCAGTTACCCGGTGTTGTTACCAACTCCGATGCAGGGAATGGCGTGGGTTATACCGGCCTCAGGGTTAGGGGATCCGATATTACCCGGATCAACGTTACGGTGAATGGCATACCGATCAATGATGCTGAATCCCAGGGTACATTTTTTGTAAATATGCCGGATTTTGCATCGAGCTTGAACAGTATACAATTGCAACGCGGGGTCGGCACTTCGACCAACGGCGCGGGAGCATTCGGCGCTACCTTGAACCTCAGCACCAATACTTATAATGAAAAAGCTTACGCTAGCTTCGATAACAGTTACGGTTCTTACGATACATGGAAACATACCATCAAGGCAGGAACCGGCTTGATCAATAAGCATTTTACTTTCGATGCCCGGCTTTCCAAACTATCATCCAACGGTTATGTAGACAGGGCTTCATCCGATTTAAAATCTTATTACACTTCGGCTGCTTATATATCCAAGAATACGGCGATCCGCTTAAATATCTTCTCAGGTAAAGAAAAAACGTACCAGGCCTGGAACGGCATCAGCAAGGAACAATTGGAAAACGACAGGACTTATAACTCTTCCGGAACAGAAAAACCGGGTAAACCATATGATAATGAAACCGATAACTACCAACAAGATCATTACCAATTGTTTTACAACCAGGTCATCAGTCCTGCATTAGATTTCAACATTGCATTGCACCTGGCACGCGGCAAAGGCTACTATGAAAATTATAAAGCCGGGGAAGCATACGGAGATTACGGACTGACGCCGCCGATTATTGGCTCCGATACAATTCGCAACACCGACCTGGTTCGGCAATTATGGCTGGATAATTACTTCTACGGAACGGTTTTCTCATTAAATGGGCATCACAGCAAGTTAAATTGGACTTGGGGCGGCGGTTACAACCGCTATGACGGGAAACATTACGGTAGGATTCCTTGGGCAGAATACCCGGTAGATATCAATTATGAATGGTATCATCTAAAAGCTTTTAAATCGGATGTAAACACTTATTTAAAAGGAGAATACACATTATTAGATCAATTGCAGGTATTTGCCGATATCCAATATAGGCATGTCAAATATAATATTGATGGTTTTAGAAAGAATCCCGGCTTAATTCAACATAATCTATATAATTTTGTGAATCCGAAAGTAGGCGCCCGGTACACCATTAATAAGCAACAACAACTTTATGCTTCGTTCGCAGTGGGTAACAAGGAACCAAACAGGGATGATTTTGAGGCAGGAATTGAACAAACACCCAAGAGTGAACGTTTAGAAAATATAGAAGTAGGATATGTTTACCGCCATCAAGATGTAGTATTGCAGGGAAATTTGTATTACATGAATTACCACAACCAATTGGTTTTAACAGGAAGCATTAATGATGTTGGAGCGTACACGCGCACCAATATTCCCGACAGTTACCGCGCCGGTATTGAATTACAGGCTGCAACAAATATTACGGACTTCATGACCCTTTCTGCTAACGGTGCATTCAGTAAAAACAAAATCAAATCTTTTACAGCATTTATTGACGATGATTATTATAGTGGGGTACCTAAAGAAGTAAATTTAAAAAATACGGATATTTCTTTCTCGCCAGCCGTAGTAGCGGGTTATACCTTAAGTGTAAAACCTGTGAAAAATTTAGTGATAGAATGGTTAGGAAAATACGTAAGTAAGCAATATCTTGACAACACATCTACTGAAGATGCTACTTTACCATCTTACTTTGTTAGCGATGCAAGGATCAATTACCTTGTGCCTCAAAAATTATTTAAAGAATTAGGCTTACAATTGATGTTGAACAACATATTCAACAGGAAATATGTAGCAAATGGGTACACTTACACCTATTTCGCTAGTAACCAAGTAGCCGCAGAGAACGGATATTACCCCATGGCAACATTTAACGTGCTGGCCGGGGTGCATATCTCTTTTTAA
- the argH gene encoding argininosuccinate lyase, whose amino-acid sequence MKLWQKDKTALASVERFTVGKDREMDLYLAPFDVLGSLAHTKMLASIGLLTGEELSALQQELKNIYGEISQGDFVLEDGVEDIHSQVELLLTRRLGESGKKIHSGRSRNDQVLVDLKLFLRAELESIVKDVKSLFDLLQQQSEAFKGYLLPGYTHLQIAMPSSFGLWFGAYAESLVDDLEVLKSAYKVVNKNPLGSAAGYGSSFPLNRTMTTQLLGFDDLNYNVVYAQMGRGKTEKIVAYALANLGATLAKMSMDACLFMNQNFGFISFPDELTTGSSIMPHKKNPDVWELIRSHGNKLQALPNEIAMMITNLPSGYHRDLQLLKENLFPAFQTLRDCMSMVKLMVENIRVKDNILDDEKYKYLFSVEVVNNLVLSGVPFREAYKQVGMDIESGKYVASTEVNHTHEGSINNLQTAAIQQMMESVLEGFHFERVHEAVDGLLK is encoded by the coding sequence ATGAAATTGTGGCAAAAAGATAAAACCGCCTTGGCTTCGGTGGAACGCTTCACGGTTGGTAAAGACCGGGAAATGGATCTTTACTTGGCGCCTTTCGATGTGCTGGGATCTTTGGCGCATACGAAGATGCTGGCATCTATCGGTCTGTTGACCGGAGAAGAGTTATCTGCATTGCAACAGGAATTGAAAAATATTTACGGTGAAATTTCGCAGGGGGACTTCGTGTTGGAAGATGGAGTGGAAGATATTCATTCGCAGGTGGAACTGTTATTGACCCGGCGCTTGGGAGAATCCGGTAAAAAAATTCATAGCGGCCGCTCTAGGAATGACCAGGTTTTAGTTGATTTGAAATTGTTCTTACGTGCTGAGTTGGAGAGCATCGTAAAGGATGTAAAATCCTTATTCGATTTATTACAACAGCAAAGTGAAGCGTTTAAGGGGTATTTGCTGCCCGGGTATACGCACCTGCAAATCGCGATGCCTTCCTCTTTTGGTTTATGGTTCGGCGCTTATGCGGAAAGTTTGGTAGATGACCTAGAAGTGTTGAAAAGCGCATATAAAGTTGTCAATAAGAATCCCCTGGGCTCCGCGGCAGGCTACGGTTCTTCTTTTCCGTTGAACCGTACGATGACGACCCAATTATTAGGATTTGATGATTTGAATTATAACGTGGTATATGCCCAAATGGGGCGTGGTAAAACCGAGAAAATCGTTGCTTACGCTTTGGCGAACCTCGGTGCCACCTTGGCTAAAATGTCGATGGATGCTTGTTTGTTTATGAATCAGAACTTCGGCTTCATCAGTTTCCCGGATGAACTAACAACCGGCTCCAGCATTATGCCGCATAAGAAAAACCCGGATGTTTGGGAATTGATCCGTTCCCATGGCAATAAATTGCAGGCTTTGCCGAATGAAATCGCGATGATGATTACTAACTTGCCATCAGGCTACCATCGGGATCTGCAATTGTTGAAAGAGAATCTGTTCCCGGCTTTTCAAACCTTGCGCGACTGTATGTCGATGGTGAAATTAATGGTTGAAAACATCCGTGTGAAAGATAATATTTTGGATGATGAAAAATATAAGTATCTATTCAGCGTGGAAGTGGTGAATAACCTGGTGCTAAGCGGCGTACCTTTCAGGGAAGCGTATAAGCAAGTGGGGATGGATATCGAGTCCGGAAAATACGTGGCCAGCACAGAGGTGAACCATACGCACGAAGGAAGCATTAATAACCTTCAAACGGCTGCTATCCAACAAATGATGGAGTCGGTCTTGGAAGGGTTTCATTTCGAGCGGGTACACGAAGCGGTGGATGGGTTGTTGAAATAG
- a CDS encoding GNAT family N-acetyltransferase has translation MYIDFQPELSNKRVLLRPLHVDDVAALLPFALDPELWEVGVQSLDTVNDLTTYIETAIKEREAELSIPFVVIDREQGNVVGCTRYMNISEVHKRLEIGSTWLNPKLHGSGVNKAMKYALLQHAFEVMGFNRVELKTDERNRQSQLAIKSIGAQYEGTLREHMITYSGHRRNTVYFSILASEWPGVKERIFSKYDF, from the coding sequence ATGTACATCGATTTTCAACCGGAACTTTCGAATAAAAGAGTGTTGCTCCGCCCTTTGCATGTGGATGATGTTGCAGCATTATTACCTTTTGCATTGGATCCGGAATTGTGGGAAGTCGGGGTTCAAAGCCTGGATACTGTCAATGATCTGACAACATATATCGAAACAGCCATCAAGGAAAGGGAAGCCGAACTTTCTATTCCTTTCGTGGTAATTGATCGTGAGCAGGGGAATGTTGTTGGCTGTACGAGGTATATGAATATTTCTGAAGTACATAAACGTTTGGAAATCGGATCGACCTGGCTCAATCCCAAGTTGCATGGTAGCGGAGTCAATAAAGCGATGAAATATGCATTATTGCAACATGCTTTTGAAGTGATGGGTTTCAATAGGGTAGAGTTGAAAACAGATGAACGGAACCGGCAATCGCAGCTGGCGATTAAAAGCATCGGGGCGCAGTATGAAGGCACTTTACGGGAACATATGATCACTTACTCCGGGCATAGGAGGAATACCGTTTACTTTAGTATCCTGGCATCGGAATGGCCGGGGGTGAAAGAAAGGATATTTAGCAAATACGATTTTTAA
- a CDS encoding M20 family metallo-hydrolase: MSNEQLFQDALNLLQQLIATPSLSREEQGTAALLADFLKERNIPFQQHLNNVWAINQHFDADKPTILLNSHHDTVKPNPQYIRDPFAPTIEDGKLYGLGSNDAGGCLVSLLNTFVHFYHRDDLHYNIVFAGTAEEEISGKNGIECILDQLPKIDLAIVGEPTKTDLAIAEKGLMVLDCTVTGKVGHAAREEGENALYKALPDLEWFKNYQFPKVSETLGPVKMSVTVINTSNKAHNVVPADCTFVVDVRVPDQYSLEEVLDIIRSHVACEVKPRSMRMRSSSIPVDHPIVQAGLKLGKQTYGSPTTSDQALIPVTSVKIGPGDSARSHSADEFIYVEEIRQGIDTYIQLLEMINI; this comes from the coding sequence ATGTCGAATGAACAACTTTTCCAGGACGCATTGAACTTATTGCAGCAGTTAATCGCAACACCTTCATTAAGCCGCGAAGAACAGGGGACAGCAGCGCTCTTGGCCGATTTCTTGAAAGAAAGAAATATCCCGTTTCAACAGCATTTGAATAATGTTTGGGCCATCAACCAACATTTTGATGCTGATAAACCTACCATTTTATTGAACTCCCACCACGATACGGTGAAACCTAATCCCCAATATATCCGTGATCCATTTGCTCCAACCATTGAAGATGGAAAATTATACGGCTTGGGGAGTAATGATGCAGGCGGCTGCTTGGTGAGTTTGCTCAATACTTTCGTACATTTTTATCATCGGGATGACCTGCATTATAATATTGTTTTTGCAGGTACAGCGGAAGAAGAAATCAGTGGTAAAAACGGGATTGAATGTATTTTGGATCAATTACCCAAAATTGACCTGGCTATCGTGGGAGAACCGACGAAAACAGATCTGGCCATCGCTGAAAAAGGTTTGATGGTATTGGATTGTACGGTAACCGGGAAAGTGGGCCATGCCGCTCGCGAAGAGGGAGAAAATGCTTTGTATAAAGCATTACCTGACCTGGAATGGTTTAAAAATTACCAGTTTCCGAAGGTTTCTGAAACGCTCGGTCCCGTGAAGATGAGCGTTACCGTTATCAATACAAGTAATAAAGCGCATAATGTTGTTCCGGCTGATTGTACTTTCGTCGTGGATGTCCGCGTGCCGGATCAATACAGCCTGGAAGAAGTACTCGATATTATCCGTAGCCATGTAGCCTGCGAGGTGAAGCCGCGTTCCATGAGAATGCGCTCTTCATCGATCCCTGTGGATCATCCCATAGTACAGGCAGGACTGAAATTGGGAAAACAAACTTATGGCTCACCGACTACGAGCGACCAAGCACTGATCCCGGTAACTTCAGTTAAAATTGGCCCTGGCGATTCGGCCCGTTCACATTCGGCAGACGAGTTTATTTACGTGGAGGAGATCAGGCAGGGAATTGATACTTATATTCAATTATTAGAAATGATCAACATATAA
- the argB gene encoding acetylglutamate kinase: protein MDKQALYVIKVGGNVIDHEALLSTFLKNIAAIKGHVILVHGGGKIATRLGDKLGIASKYVDGRRITDADTIDLVTMVYGGLVNKKIVASLQANHCNAIGLCGADGNIIPATKRPVKTIDYGFVGDIQTSAINTAPLISMINGGLTPVFAPLTHDGNGQILNTNADTIASSLAIALAAIYEVRLVFCFEKKGVLRDANDDNTVINKINRSIYQQLLDEKALFDGIIPKLDNAFAAIDNGVKEVLIGHADDVLQNTTADVAGTLIY, encoded by the coding sequence ATGGATAAACAAGCTCTATATGTTATTAAAGTAGGCGGCAATGTCATCGATCACGAAGCATTGCTGTCTACTTTTTTAAAAAATATCGCTGCCATAAAAGGCCACGTGATCTTGGTTCATGGCGGTGGTAAAATTGCCACGCGCCTCGGTGATAAGCTCGGGATAGCATCGAAATATGTTGATGGTCGCCGTATCACGGATGCTGATACTATCGACCTGGTTACAATGGTGTACGGGGGCTTAGTGAACAAGAAAATCGTGGCTAGTTTGCAAGCGAATCATTGTAACGCTATCGGTCTTTGCGGTGCAGATGGGAATATTATTCCCGCTACAAAAAGACCCGTTAAAACGATCGACTACGGTTTTGTAGGCGATATTCAAACATCAGCAATCAATACGGCACCCTTGATCTCCATGATTAACGGTGGACTGACGCCTGTTTTTGCCCCGTTAACACATGATGGTAATGGACAGATATTAAATACGAATGCAGATACGATTGCCAGCTCGCTCGCCATTGCATTAGCTGCTATTTACGAAGTTAGGTTGGTCTTTTGTTTTGAGAAGAAAGGAGTATTAAGGGATGCGAATGATGATAATACGGTCATTAACAAGATTAACCGTTCTATTTATCAACAATTGCTGGATGAAAAAGCTTTATTCGATGGTATTATCCCGAAGTTAGACAATGCATTCGCAGCGATCGATAACGGTGTAAAAGAGGTGTTGATCGGCCATGCCGATGATGTTTTGCAAAATACCACCGCGGATGTTGCCGGAACTTTAATATACTAG
- a CDS encoding Rossmann-fold NAD(P)-binding domain-containing protein, with protein sequence MKQFISVDDVPGVPRMVDIALDYKKNPFKDKGLGAQKTLGMIFLNPSLRTRLSTQVAARNLGMEVIVFNIGKEGWALEMNDGVVMNGSTTEHVKEAAAVMGQYFDILSIRTFPGLVDKAEDYTEKYIQQFIKYAGKPVISLESATLHPLQSLTDALTIRETWQENRKPKVVMTWAPHVKALPQAVPNSFAEWMNNWDEVDFSITHPEGYELDPKFVGNAPVIYNQQEALKDADYIYVKNWSSYKDYGQIINSDSSWMLTNKHLEVTNNAKVMHCLPVRRNLVIADEVLDGPNSIVVQEAGNRTWAAQAVISEILRNQ encoded by the coding sequence ATGAAACAGTTTATTTCCGTTGACGATGTGCCGGGCGTGCCCCGTATGGTGGATATCGCTTTGGACTATAAAAAGAATCCTTTCAAAGATAAAGGACTCGGTGCCCAGAAAACCCTGGGTATGATTTTTTTGAATCCTAGCTTGCGTACACGCTTGAGCACGCAGGTAGCTGCTAGGAATCTCGGCATGGAAGTAATCGTTTTCAATATCGGGAAAGAAGGTTGGGCCTTGGAAATGAATGATGGCGTGGTGATGAACGGCAGTACCACGGAACATGTGAAAGAAGCCGCCGCCGTGATGGGACAGTATTTCGATATCTTGTCCATCCGTACATTTCCAGGCTTGGTAGATAAAGCTGAAGATTATACAGAAAAGTATATTCAACAATTCATCAAGTATGCGGGCAAACCGGTGATCAGCTTGGAAAGCGCCACTTTGCACCCCTTGCAGAGTTTAACGGATGCATTAACCATCCGCGAGACCTGGCAAGAAAATCGTAAACCCAAAGTGGTAATGACCTGGGCGCCGCATGTAAAAGCATTGCCGCAGGCCGTTCCAAATTCCTTCGCTGAATGGATGAACAATTGGGATGAAGTAGATTTCTCGATTACGCATCCCGAAGGGTACGAGCTGGATCCTAAGTTTGTAGGCAATGCACCGGTAATCTATAACCAGCAGGAAGCATTGAAAGATGCGGATTATATTTATGTGAAGAATTGGTCATCTTACAAAGACTATGGCCAGATCATCAATTCCGATTCTTCTTGGATGTTAACGAATAAACACCTCGAAGTTACGAACAACGCAAAAGTGATGCACTGCTTGCCCGTTCGTAGGAACTTGGTGATCGCTGATGAGGTCCTGGACGGGCCAAATTCTATAGTCGTTCAGGAAGCGGGTAACCGTACCTGGGCCGCGCAAGCTGTTATCAGCGAAATATTGCGCAACCAATAA